Genomic window (Limisphaera ngatamarikiensis):
CCCCGGTCGCTACCTGGGGCGGCCGGGGTGTTGAGGCCTTCAGCGGGCCCTGGGGATGGCGCGTCTTAAACGCGGCCTTTGACCAGAATCTCCACCACCGACGGATCGGCGAGGGTGGTAGTGTCGCCGATCTGGTCGGGTTGGCCCTCGGCGATCTTGCGCAGGATTCGGCGCATGATCTTGCCCGAACGGGTCTTGGGCAGCGCCGGCGCGAACTGGATTTTGTCGGGGGTGGCGATGGGCCCGATTTCCTTGCGCACGTGTGCGATCAATTCCTTGCGGAGTTCCTCCGAGGGTTCCACTCCGTCCTTGAGGGTGACGAAGGCGTAGAGCGCCTGGCCCTTGATTTCGTGGGGCATGGGCGCAACCGCCGCCTCGGCCACCTTGGGATGGCTGACCAGGGCGCTTTCGACCTCTGCGGTGCCGATTCGGTGGCCGGAGACGTTGACGACGTCATCCACCCGGCCCAGGAGCCAGAAATCACCATCCTCGTCCACCCGGGCACCGTCACCGGTGAAGTACACGTCCGGGTACATGGTGAAGTAGGTGTCGATGAACCGGTCGTGATCGCCCCAGGTGGTGCGGGCCATGCCCGGCCAGGGTTTTTTGATGCAGAGTTTGCCGCCTTCATTCGGCGCGCATTCGGTGCCATCGTCCCGCAGCACCACCGGTTCCACGCCAAAGAAGGGTCGGCTGGCGCTGCCGGGCTTCAGAACATGCGCCCCGGGCAGCGGGGTGATCATGTGGCCGCCGGTCTCGGTCTGCCACCATGTGTCCACAATCGGGCATCGTTCCTTGCCGATCACCCGGTAGTACCACATCCAGGCCTCCGGATTGATCGGTTCGCCCACCGAGCCCAGCACCTTCAACGAACTCAGGTCGTATTTGTTGGGCCATTCCTCACCCTGACGGATGAGGGAGCGGATTGCCGTGGGAGCCGTGTAGAACTGCGTGACCCGGAATTTCTCCACGATCTGCCAGAACCGGCCCGGGTCGGGATAGGTGGGCACGCCCTCGAACATGAGGCTGGTAAACCCGTTGGACAACGGGCCGTAGACGATGTAGCTGTGGCCGGTCACCCACCCGATGTCGGCCGTGCACCAGAAGCGGTCGTCCTCCTTGATGTCGAACACGTATTTGGTGGTGAGGGTCACATGCAGCAGGTACCCGGCCGTCGAATGCACCACACCCTTGGGTTTGCCGGTGGACCCCGAGGTGTAGAGCATGAACAGGTAATCCTCCGCCTTCATCCGTTCGGGCTCGCACCAGGCCGGCGCTTTGGCCATGAGTTCGTGCCACCACAGGTCGCGACCCCCGGTCCACGGAATCTCCGCCCCGGTCCGGCGCACGACCACGACCTTTTCGATGCTGGGGCAGTGTTTGAGGGCTTCATCGGCAATATGCTTCAGCAGGATCTGCTTGCCACCGCGCAGTCCCTGGTCCGCCGTGATGAGGAGCTTGCAGGTGGAGTCGTTGATCCGGCCGGCCAGCGCCTCGGCACTGAACCCCCCAAAGACCACGGAATGAATCGCACCGATCCGTGCGCAGGCCAGCATGGCGATTGGCAGTTCGGGGATCATGGGCAGGTAAATGCAGACACGGTCCCCGCGCCGCACCCCGAGGCCCTTGAGGACGTTGGCGAACTTGCAGACCTGCTCCAGCAACTCCTGGTAGGTGAGCTTGATCACGTCCTGTTCCGGCTCGCCCTGCCAGATCAGGGCCACCTTGTTGGCCCGGCCGTTGCGCACGTGGCGATCCAGGCAGTTCACCGATGCGTTGAGCTCACCATCCTCGAACCATGTGTGCCAGATTTTGCGTTCCCTGGTGTTCCAGACGTATTTCCGGGCGACGGTCGGTTTTTTGTACCATTCCAGGGCCGCACACTGTTCCAGCCAGAAACCTTCCGGATCCTTCACGGATCGCTCATACATCTGCCGGTACTGCTCGGCATTGATGTACGCCTGCCGCACAAAGTCCGGCGACGGCGGGAAGGTTCGGCGTTCCTGCAAGAGGGAGACAGTA
Coding sequences:
- the acs gene encoding acetate--CoA ligase translates to MSNQSTPTSTVSLLQERRTFPPSPDFVRQAYINAEQYRQMYERSVKDPEGFWLEQCAALEWYKKPTVARKYVWNTRERKIWHTWFEDGELNASVNCLDRHVRNGRANKVALIWQGEPEQDVIKLTYQELLEQVCKFANVLKGLGVRRGDRVCIYLPMIPELPIAMLACARIGAIHSVVFGGFSAEALAGRINDSTCKLLITADQGLRGGKQILLKHIADEALKHCPSIEKVVVVRRTGAEIPWTGGRDLWWHELMAKAPAWCEPERMKAEDYLFMLYTSGSTGKPKGVVHSTAGYLLHVTLTTKYVFDIKEDDRFWCTADIGWVTGHSYIVYGPLSNGFTSLMFEGVPTYPDPGRFWQIVEKFRVTQFYTAPTAIRSLIRQGEEWPNKYDLSSLKVLGSVGEPINPEAWMWYYRVIGKERCPIVDTWWQTETGGHMITPLPGAHVLKPGSASRPFFGVEPVVLRDDGTECAPNEGGKLCIKKPWPGMARTTWGDHDRFIDTYFTMYPDVYFTGDGARVDEDGDFWLLGRVDDVVNVSGHRIGTAEVESALVSHPKVAEAAVAPMPHEIKGQALYAFVTLKDGVEPSEELRKELIAHVRKEIGPIATPDKIQFAPALPKTRSGKIMRRILRKIAEGQPDQIGDTTTLADPSVVEILVKGRV